The proteins below come from a single Dasypus novemcinctus isolate mDasNov1 chromosome 22, mDasNov1.1.hap2, whole genome shotgun sequence genomic window:
- the LOC101436386 gene encoding olfactory receptor 2G3-like, protein MKVTNFSKPAVFILLGFSDQPQLEMVLLLVIAVVYVMTLMGNTAIILVSHLSPKLHTPMYFFLSNLSFLDLCFTTSIVPQMLWNLKGPEKTISYAGCVIQLYMALGLGSTECVLLTVMAYDRFNAICRPLHYSVTMHPKLLQQLAAVAWISGFVGSTVQTVLVFQLPLCSHHRVDDFMCEEPALMKIACVDTTFLENELAIASALYVVTPLGLILISYGCIVKSVLRIKSAEGRRRAFETCVSHLIIVVLFFGTLISVYIQPKSKYMQNHSKFLTLFYTVVTPSLNPLIYTLRNKEVKWALKRLLRRDPS, encoded by the coding sequence ATGAAAGTGACAAATTTTAGCAAGCCAGCAGTTTTTATCCTCTTGGGATTTTCTGACCAGCCCCAGCTGGAGATGGTTCTCCTTCTGGTCATCGCTGTAGTTTATGTTATGACTCTGATGGGGAACACAGCCATCATACTGGTCTCACACCTGAGCCCCAagctccacacacccatgtacttcttcctctcaaaTCTCTCCTTCTTGGACCTCTGCTTCACCACCAGTATTGTCCCACAGATGCTTTGGAACCTCAAGGGCCCTGAGAAGACCATTAGCTACGCTGGTTGTGTGATTCAGCTGTACATGGCTTTGGGACTGGGCTCCACGGAATGTGTCCTCCTgactgtgatggcctatgaccgcttcaATGCCATCTGCCGGCCCCTCCACTACAGTGTAACCATgcacccaaaacttcttcagcaGTTGGCAGCTGTGGCCTGGATCAGTGGTTTTGTGGGATCCACGGTGCAAACTGTCCTTGTTTTCCAATTGCCTCTCTGTAGCCATCACAGGGTGGACGACTTCATGTGCGAGGAACCTGCCCTGATGAAAATTGCCTGTGTGGACACAACCTTTCTGGAGAATGAGCTTGCCATAGCTAGTGCTCTCTATGTGGTCACTCCTCTGGGGCTTATTCTGATCTCCTATGGCTGCATTGTTAAAAGTGTCCTCAGGATAAAATCTGCTGAAGGCAGGAGGAGAGCATTTGAGACCTGTGTGTCCCACCTGATCATTGTAGTCTTGTTCTTTGGGACTTTAATTTCTGTCTACATCCAGCCCAAGAGCAAGTACATGCAGAACCACAGTAAATTCCTCACTCTCTTCTACACTGTAGTGACGCCCTCCCTTAATCCTCTGATCTACACCTTGAGAAACAAAGAGGTTAAGTGGGCTCTGAAAAGGCTGCTTAGAAGAGACCCAAGTTAA